The genomic stretch GTTTCATCCATCAAAATATACTCCTATCATTTATCACTTACTAATTACATGGGAATAAAAGGATAAGTTCGACACACAAGCATAACTATGTAACTTAATTTAAAATATGTATTCCATAAAACTTACAAATGTCAAACACATAGAAAGCCAAATCCAAATTATCACCATAAACGAAGTAAATTTGTGTTATAATAATTATAGTTTTATTCTAGCTAATTTGGtagtttaaaattatttaactcACTTGGGTTCCAGTGGTAAAGGAGCTCCGGTTAAGGACGTAATTCGGAGAATATCATATTCGATTTTTAGGTGAGAACAATATTTGGTCAGTGCCTATGCCTCTCGGTACAAACTCTTAATTAATAGGGTCAATTTCTTCTAAGAACTAGAGTgcgaaagtaaaaaaaaaaaatttaactctgatttttttttacatatttttagaCTCAAACTAAAAAGTTTCTGACCAATTCAAATTCCAGTGTATAccatatataatattaataactcCTAAGCTTGCTCATTCAGAATTTTTTCTTCAACGTATATATCTAATTGAAACTCAATCCTTCAAAGTTGATGAGGACGATTAATGGGTAATACCTCAGACGAGTAATTTGACCACAAAAATTAAACCATTATTTTCAGAGATTCAACGAGCTTGTTTGAATAAAGAATTGTAATTTGCTTATCAATATCGTTAATCCCTTTTCTACGTATTAATTTGTTACAAGTTACTAGTAACATGTTTTTTTGAGTGTTTGTACGATTACTAGAAATATGTTAAACATTGGGAAGAGAGAATTCCATGCGGTATTTAAATACGTGCAATACGAACTGAAAGAGCTAATTAACTTAAATTTACATTCATAGAAGTAACTTCGCATTCTGGATGAGCATGGCATAGGGTTCGAAGGAAGTACCCGAATTCCTCGCAGTTGGTTTGACTATGTGGTTCTGCGTGGAGCTGACTTAATAACAGTTACTGGAAGTGTTATTGGGCCTAGAGTGATTGGGCCTGTTCGGCCTGGATGAgggattgggcctgctcggccatgATGTAgcgttgggcctgctcggccaagACCACAACAGGAGCCCCCAAGTCGTTGTTCCTGGTAGGAGCAAATGACTTTATAAGGTGTGTGGCCGAAGAGGCGCTCGTGGAGGACTTTCGCTTTCCCCTGAGATGTTTAGCCGAGGGTATGCTCGCGGGGAGCCTTTGTCCCATTCAAGTTCGAGAGCCTCCTCGGCGGATTTGCGTCTGCGTATCGACTGAGGAGAGGGAGACGTTATTGGGCATAGGGAAGTTATTATAGCCGAGGAGGTCAAGCGTCAAACGTCGTTTCACTTAAATGGGTGTCAGTGATAAGTTGACACGTGGCAGTTGTCTAGAACGCCATCATTGCCTAGAGCCGCCTTTTGGCCTAGGCAATAATGGCACCCTTTGTGTTTCCCCGTATCCTTGCTGTATAAAGGAGTGAAAGGCAAATCATTTGCACTTATTCGAAAAAACTCTCTAAGCTCTCTACTGTCTTCGTGCTTCCGGGTTAAACAGTCTTCACCCAAAGTTCAACTGCAGTCAACGCTTTTTCTTCACCAAGTAAGTAACCTCCTACCTTCTTCTCGTAGCTATGTTAATTTGAAGGTTTTCGTAGGATTTTTCTAGGAGATTAGGTAGTTTAATGATGAATTTTTCGGGCAGACTTTGGATATGTAGGCTTTGCTAGTATGTGTTTACCGAGCGTCTTGTGAGTGGGCCGAGGAAATAATTTGATGAAATCATGattctgtttacggtgatttccggtaaacaaccgctagtcttccaaactataataaatatgatttggttactcgcaggatcgactagattgatcctaggacacatagtcaaaaagattgttatcaatgttcatctgaaccatattcatgattcgtcttcttcaataagcgttgttcgataaagaacaagtaatcttgataatcactttgttatatgtaagtatgatttcaatgaaaagataagtaacataacatatgaaactaaaaggactgttaaaacgtaaagaatcttagaatgcaggaacgttaaagattttgaaaataaatgacatgaaagtaattcgaaagtaaatgacattaaagtaaagatacaggaatgtaaatggcaagaagtaaatggaatgcagtaattctgaaagatattcgaaaacgaaagataatacacatgtattaaggtggtggtgtcatacgtacattttctcagcgaactctttctcttaacacttgatactcgagtaaatatgtgagtgatttgtacaaaatgaacacccagaatcctaacattaagactcctatttatactagtttcgaccttaacggtcctacactaatctgctgccacgtctcttataagaacttccagcgacgccatctgttacttggacagttacgaaaccgtcttcgaatttcaaatcttcccgcctgagtccgtcttcgacgcgtggcagtgtattaaaaacactacgaaaacacgctaagtagtaatacttgaatatattttataaattttgtctaagtccccgaagactttcactagctttcagtattcattatcttcataacgaacttagaaatctttattctcgaagcatggccatcagtagccatctttccttcgattttccacttcttcgaaggacaaatattataagacgaaatcttcagctaacaaattgcccccaataaatgcctgtttcgaaaatcaacagaaataggcgtttcttgtcatcataagatttcgtttcttattgatctttgagagttccaagactgctgactaacgtcataatcattgatgaccgtgttcccgaaacgtcttgtcattttcaaagatgtcttctcataacttacattcccacgtttttgaccttacttcttgatcattactcctacatactaggaatGAAGCTAACTTATTCGACCGCCgtcggattaaatcaccagccgccacgtgttctttgggttttacccaaaagatttaaaaaagggtttccgttaaacctttaaatacttggtcttgcacttctatacaacctttcattcctatttcttcatcttcttcaacagaaaaaccaacatcctcaatcttttcaaaatcttgctttcttaatcaaaatctttctatggcttcatcttcaaatgttcttcaacctgttctgaagctccaatcaataacatggtctggggaacaagagcacattccaaaccctaacaccgaagaagtacgcactatttacgcttcccaggtaatcattccctttgaactttctggaaaatctcttgcttttatgggtccgttaccaggtgaaaatatttcatctctgaatagattcttccctgcttattacaagactagaccattggttagcaaaactaagatagatgaagatggctgttctccctcaggagaatctgctaacattgaagaaacttcaactgtaacccctttggctttgacgaaaattaggttaaactatatgaccaactgtgtaaaagtgtttaggtcaattcctttagccaaagatcctgatttgtactatgcctgattagaaaaagtagagaaacagaaagaatccttctggaaatcgttaggaatatacgatttgattcaactgtcaaaaacaggcttagaatataaccaacccatgctagtagcagcggttcacttttgggatgcttctcacaacacttttcatctcccatgtggaatggttacccccactctttttgatgtggctgcgattacaggacttcgaccaactggcgaaaccttcgatcccaatgagatggatactgatactattggttttaatgactcgatagtcacttatactgcattcatccagaagcaccataacaccaccgaaacggcagtatccgatgaagagcatattgctttcttagcgctatggctctcacgatgtgccttctgctcaagatccatacaagttgcaaagagatacctttgcatggctaatcagttgcatgctggaaaaaagctcaacctcagccaactgcttttagggtttctttatgaaaacctcagcgaagctgcaaaccttaccaagaattacaAATCCGGTACTTTgctttatgctggtcctttctggctattgcaactgtggcttaacgctacattcgaaactcatcttccctttcgaggaaacgtcaatgaggaagatagcaaaatcaagaatcgaactatagaagggaccaggttagcttacctaactccaaaagaagaaactgggaagcttcgtgaacactttctggcgtattcaatgatgtttgcccagcgtaatcagttcgatccttctatggccccgtttgtacacagaacaataggtcccgaatggtttactcgaaaattcccatcaacatctcaggatcaacaaactgagtctatggaaatttggaaagcctttctgactccaaggttattttctcatcgccttcgaccatcaaaaggtcaatgtattctcgtgtgctatcaaccaaatttggtctcgagacagtttgggttggttcaaataaaacccaagtgcttatatgagaaaaggagccatatgtgtttccataccttgtacttgactgaaggagaatgtgaaacaaaaatcaacaaatacgttggcaccaccaatttttctcctgttcctttcgaacctgctttttactctacaccagattttcaccaatggtggatggattattatagctcccaaatctttgatgccgatagtcttgctcaagaactaactgcagcttttgctgatgtgcaggagaattttcacaaaggtacttcaactcatattaaagaaatccaagcttttcaaaatttctttgaaactatctacaggcctgatgatcttagtcggaccgttcgtgaggctgcagtcattttgcgcgaaaagttttccgccaaactggataagttgaaattgccctcgtatgttcgaccagaactacgttatgaagtgactttcaaacttaatcctccaaaattccctccactgccaagtgcggattttggtTGGCTTTGAGTCCTCCTTTTacaaattggtttgtgtgtggcaacgttctaaaaaaccttcaaaacagtactaaaaaacgcgccgaacgagtggttccgactaagcataccttggatactttcaaaggacatctacatatagatcttgaacatgttcgtgtcttgactccaatacctgaaggtttggattcagacaatcttttcgactgacttttcttttctttgttgatatactgatttcagtttcaactacagctgttgcacgaaggaggaagattaaggaagctcctgcccaaaaggattctgggacatctaagagcaacaaaccaagtgagagtgactccatcgtcactgacaagaagcccacggtacatacccatctcatattcttaatcttgtataatctgtgagtagtactcatcttacttatcatctattttccagagctcgaaacccccaacaggttcgaagcagAAAGTTTCTTTgacaaaatcaagattaaaaataataagatttttttcccaattttttgtaatgacgtcccctgatgataatgataaattatagcttacattgattggctcctttgtctcgcggtggacgtacctccggttcttcttcctccggacatccacctcctccgtcatatgttccggccccggttacacctcctccgtcatttgttacttacagtagtacaccttttgaaatttggaagcctttttttctccccaccactctctcatccccacctacccgtgttcaacaatatatatgtaactttaattttatgtaatattatcgttgtaatattcacccgattaaataaagcgaattgttgttgtttttcattttattctgtccagacatattttcggaggttcatttccgaattctccaaggggggtgtgttcggaaatgaacttccgaaacaccacattttctgaaaatgtaactttatttcggagatgcatctccgaaatcaatattttatattaaaaaacacacgttttcggagatacatttccgaaaacaccttttttaagaaaataagtacagtttcggaaatgaacttccgaaacaaggggtattgtggtaaattcaccaggggttggcaagaaggttaggaggtgggtgaagaaaaattCTTAAAATCGGAAAGAAAAAAAACCCACAATCATTGTAAAAAAAAATGGAATAGACCTATTAATATACGAGATGAGACCATAAGTAAACTATGTTATGATATTTCTAAAAGTATTCACATAATAGAATCTATAGCACAACTACCAATTGGCATATGATTTCTTTAGTTACACAATCTAAAAGATCCACAATTGGCTCTAAGTAAATATACATTTCTCTCTTCAAAAGCTTTGTTCTTATTTATTACTCCTTACCTTACTAAAACGCACACCACTATCATCATAAATCATTACACTAACAATGTCTACAcaactttctcttttttttcaccaTGACCTTGTGACATTTTCCAAATCCAATTTACcaccaaacacaaaaaaataGAAATCAAAGATTTCTCAAACACCCTTCTAACTCTATACACATGTCCATACACCGGAATGCTTTGTTCATTCCTAAAGAAATTATCAGGATCAACCTTAGTCTTAATCTCCACCAACCTCATGCCATCAACATCCCATTATGTATTTTGTGAAACCCGACCTGACAGAGGTCCTTCAACCTAGAAGTTGAGAGGACATCTTGGAACCACGACTCAGTAGGCTACACGAGAGCGACAATCTTCTGATCGTAGTTGTATAATTTATGGGGACCCCTATCCTAAAATTTTCCAAAACAAACATTGTTAATAATAAGCAAAGTTAGAAATAATTAATTAGAAATAATTAATGAAAAAGTCTACAAAATTTTACCTCCCCATCCAAGATATGTCTGGCTGAATGACATGCATACCCTGTCAACAAGGATACATCTATAGGACCCAGGGTAGAAGATACGCCCCTCAGCCGCATCAACCTCCACGTGCAGTTGAGGAGGTGGCACCGGAGAACCACCATCGGCCATCACTGGCATATGAGTAGAAGAACTGGCTCGATAACGTCTGTAGGCGGAAGGcatctgtgaggaaccctcaCTATCATCCTGAGGCCTCCAAGATAAAGTAGTAGATGGGGAAGACCCTTCAACTGGAACGGACGGAGAAGGCCCTTCTAGAACGGGTGTATCAAGTACATCTGTTGGAAGTGGAACGACACCTCCATCAGTCACCTGTGACACTACCTACATCTGTTCACGCCGCACTGAGGCATCTGTGTAACCCTCCCACATATAATTTTGTCTGGATGATCGACCATAATATCTGCATAGTAttacaaataaaatcgagtttaaAAAATTAGCTATAACCACAAAAGGGAAAAAAATTACTTCCGTATGTGCACCTGCGGAActctttcgtagatgtatctacggatgTACCTTACATTTCAAAAAACTGAGTTtctttcgtaggtgcatctaaGGAACGACCTAACGTTTCATttgttccatagatgcatctacgaagcGTTCTAAAACCTCTAAAACACAAAAATGACGTCTAGTCACTGTTGCAGAGGGTTAATAACCCCATTTTGGTGACTTGATCGTCCGTTTTACACATCAAACAATACCTACATTGTCTCGAAACTATGTTTCTAAAATTAACTAATGATTTCTCCACCTAAAAATCAATTCAAACTCTATTATGGGAAATAttctaaaataactcgaaaacTTATTGACTAAATTGAATTTTGAAGTTCCTGGAATGAGTTGATTGTTGATGTTGATGTTAACGGCCAAAATCGAGAGAGAAAAAAACAACTTTGgtggaagtttgatttttgaggttgagagagtttgagagttTTGAAATGAGAAATGTGAAAAATGGAGGAGGAGAAGAGTCTGACGCGAATATAACATAAAATGTCTCCTTAGATACATCTCAGGAAGCTTCCGAATGTATATCTAAggaacaaaataaaatttaaacaaaaaaaagtacTTCCAAAGATACATTTACGAAAATATGAGATATTTTAGACAATTCGCATGGTGCATATGAAATCTATGGGATGGGGTAAGATATTTTCTTAAATAGTGcacattaaattttaaattttaattgacaTGATAAATTAGATGATGATTTTTCAATAAAAGAAATTGTGGTTCAAATTTAATATACTACAATAGATTTATATAAGATGATAAGTAAAAAGTCACGGTACATTAAGAAACCTCACGAGAAcatgttttttcctttttatttggttcagtttcaactATTTAGCGGGGTTATTGATCCGCGGAATAAATAACCTCTGCAAACATTTgtaaaaagtaaagaaaaattggtaaattctaaaatattttgaaatagtgGATGGTTTTAACCCCACCGAATAACCTTCATTAAAATtggcaaaaaaaaacaaaaacaaaaaaaaccacgaTCATTGccaaaaaccaaaaaagaaaagaaaaagaatagacCTATTATACGAGATGAGACCATAAGTAAACTATGTTAAGATATTTCTAAAAGTATTCACACAATAGAATCTATAACACAACTACCAATTGGCATATCATTTCCTTAGTTACACACTCTAAAAGATCCACAATTTGCTCTAAGTAAATATACATTTCTCTCTCCAAAAGCTTTGTTCTTATTTATTACTCCTTACCTTACTAAAACGTACACCACAATCTCAAAATATCAAGGGTGAAAAACCAAACACAAAAACCACTATCATCATACATTCATTACACTAACAATGTCTACACAACTTTCTCTTTTTTTGCACCATGACCTTGTGACATTTTCCAAATCCAATTAACCaccaaacacacaaaaattgaaaTCAAAGATTTCTCAAACACCCTTCTAACTCTATCCACATGTCCATACACCGGAATGCTTTGTTCATTCCTAAAGAAATTATCAGGATCAACCCTAGTCTTAATCTCCACCAACCTATCAAAATTCTCCTTAAAATATTGAACCCCATAAACACTACCTTGTGAGTAGCTACTAAATAAACCATGATTAACACCTAAATCAAGATCCTTATAATTAAGATAAGCTTGCCTTGGATTTTTTGACACAAAAGGTGTCATATACTTGTAAAGTTCTCTTGTAACATTTATATGATAAAGTGTTACCTCTTCCCCTTCCTCATTCCAATTTGCTTGATATTGAATCTTCCATAAATTTCCACCTCTATGAGGTAAAGGAGTTTCCAATGGTGAAATCTCATCCATTTTTCCACCATAAGGATTGAAAAACATCACCCCTTTTTCCAAATCAATCATCTTTTTCCAAATCCCTTCCAAACCCTCCTTCGAAATCGGCTCCTTTACATAATCTGATTTTCTCTTCAAGTATCTAAGCAATTGAGGTTGTCTCTCAAGCAAAATCTCAAGAGGTGTATTAATATCTATGTTGTCCCAAAAAAGAATAGATTGAAGCCAACTTGTTTCAATGCAATCCTTTTCCTTTAGACCCAATTGAGGAAAAGTTTCATCCATTAATGTAACAAGAGTTTTTGTGTCACCAAGAAATAAAGCTATGAAACTAGCCCTTATAGTTTTCACtccattttcttcatcctttacAACTTCCAATATAAGCCTAATGAAAAGATCATTACTTGTAGTTGGTGCCACATGTTGCCAATTATAAACTATGTCACTAGCATTTTGTTCCAAAGTTCTATTAACTTCAAAAACAGTTACTATCTTAGGAACCTTAACTAGCTTTATTTTGTAAGAAAGAACTACTCCAAAGTTAGCTCCACCACCACCTCTTATAGCCCAAAAAAGATCTTCTCCCATTGCTTCTCTATCAAGCAATCTACCTTGAGCATCTATTATTTCTGCATCAACAACATTATCAGATGAAGTTCCATATTTTCTCATCAAATTGCCATAACCGCCGCCACTAACATGTCCTCCTACGCCAACGGTTGGACAAACGCCGGCCGGATAACCATGAGTTTCACTTTTCTCAGCAATTCTGTAGTAAACTTCGCCGAGTGTTGCACCGGTTTGAATCCAGGCTGTTTCGTTTTCTATATCAACTTCAATGGATCTAAGATTGAACATGTCTAGGATGAAAAATGGTACATTGGAAACATAAGAGACACCTTCATAGTCATGTCCTCCACTTCTGATTTTCATTTGAAGTTTATGTTTTTTGCCACAAATGATTGATGATTgtatgtgtgaaacatgtgatgGAGTGATTATGAGAAACGGTTTTGGTGTTTTTGTGGTGTTGAAACGAAGGTTTCTTATGTAGGCTTGTAAGATTGAAGGAAATGAAGGACTGTTTTGTGTGAAAATTGATTCGGTTATTGGGTTTGATGGTTCGGAATTGTTTATGAGACATTGAATGAAAGTGTTTTGAGGTGAATTTGTAGCAAAAGCATaggaaaaaagagagagaaacacAACAATAGGAAGCAACATTTTGTTGTTGCTCAATGTGAGCAATGAGCCACAGAAGAAAAATGGCCAGTTATGTACTACTCGTTCATGTGCTTAATATAAAAGAAAAGTTAGCATCTAAAATTTTAATGCATTAGATTTATAGATCTAATAAAAAATTgtgttgtttcaaattcaaatacgtGGAACTTTTTGAAGCTCTTGTTAAGTGGCTATAAGTGATTCTATAGCACTTATCTAGAAGGCTCGTATAATAATAGGAACCACTAATAATAAAGCTTGCTGATACATTAGTTTGGTACACTTATcattacaaaaaaacaaaagaatacgAATAAGAAATCAGAACGCTTGTGTCATAATTGCATGGTACTATTTGATAACGTTTCTAAAACTCCACCACACATGTTGCTAGTGTA from Vicia villosa cultivar HV-30 ecotype Madison, WI linkage group LG4, Vvil1.0, whole genome shotgun sequence encodes the following:
- the LOC131595336 gene encoding berberine bridge enzyme-like 8, with translation MLLPIVVFLSLFSYAFATNSPQNTFIQCLINNSEPSNPITESIFTQNSPSFPSILQAYIRNLRFNTTKTPKPFLIITPSHVSHIQSSIICGKKHKLQMKIRSGGHDYEGVSYVSNVPFFILDMFNLRSIEVDIENETAWIQTGATLGEVYYRIAEKSETHGYPAGVCPTVGVGGHVSGGGYGNLMRKYGTSSDNVVDAEIIDAQGRLLDREAMGEDLFWAIRGGGGANFGVVLSYKIKLVKVPKIVTVFEVNRTLEQNASDIVYNWQHVAPTTSNDLFIRLILEVVKDEENGVKTIRASFIALFLGDTKTLVTLMDETFPQLGLKEKDCIETSWLQSILFWDNIDINTPLEILLERQPQLLRYLKRKSDYVKEPISKEGLEGIWKKMIDLEKGVMFFNPYGGKMDEISPLETPLPHRGGNLWKIQYQANWNEEGEEVTLYHINVTRELYKYMTPFVSKNPRQAYLNYKDLDLGVNHGLFSSYSQGSVYGVQYFKENFDRLVEIKTRVDPDNFFRNEQSIPVYGHVDRVRRVFEKSLISIFVCLVVNWIWKMSQGHGAKKEKVV